The following DNA comes from Hemibagrus wyckioides isolate EC202008001 linkage group LG05, SWU_Hwy_1.0, whole genome shotgun sequence.
attgtttctatagtaacagctcacacaGGGTCTAGTATAGCAAACGTAAATTTGTGTAGTTACTGATAGGGTGAATTTTCTGTTAGGAAAACTGGGAcgtttgcctttacatgcacatgaatttaatatggaacTGGctcaaggtttaggagtgggtTTATTGGAATTTCTGCCCATTCCTCTAGAGGCACTTtttgtgaagtcaggcactgatgttggatgagtatgcctggctcgcagtctcccaaccgaattgaatgatttggaggtgtcccaaaacttttggcaatatagtatatgtatgcATCACAAGTGAGACTAATATGCAGCTATATTGCAAAAACAGATCTCTTCTCTAAATTGCTGTGGATatgacataaatgtaaaatgtttgatTATGCTATCCATGTAGCTGGTATGAATATGACTGAATgtttaagtaagaaataaaacacaagatATACTGTTATTAGAATTATAATTGATGGGGCccggagtcctgacctcaacccaatagaacacttttgggatgaattagaacggagactgcaagccagaccttctcgtccaacatcagtgcctgacctcacaaatgtgcttctagtggaatggtcaaaaagtcCCAAAATGGTGGGCCAATTCCATGTGCATAGGGGTAAATTCAtccagttttggcctggttcgcagtctctgctctaattcattcattctggcattcattttggcaatatagtgtaagtataCTAAATCACAAACATGTTTCAGTGATCGTTCTAATGCTTACTCAGGTATTTTagattgaaataaaatacaggATTTTCAAAACCTGGCAATATATAAAGCAGAAGCTATAAATACTCTTCGGTGTATCATTTATGTAAGACACGTAATATCGTAAGCATCCTGCATATTTTGCCTGACCTGTTTGGACTCGTCATCCATGGCTTGTACGAATTTGAGCGACTCGGTGGAGGTGGAGCGGACGGCCTCTGTTCTGCCCAGTTTAAACATGCGTAGGGAGGCGCTCTCATATGTAGGGCAACAAACGTTGTAGATCCTAAAGCAAGCAACAAACCACCATGAAATATGCAATAAGTTCCCTGGGTATCAAAAGGTAACTCTGTTCATTATACAACATTGTAAATGCTCACTAAAtgtttcattaatattttataatgattGATGGATCTAGCAGatggcacacagacacacctgtaATATGCCAGCTGGAGGGCCATTTGGATGAAGGCGTCTGGGCTCATTTTACTCGACTTGAGGTATTTCCTCCCGTAGTGAGAGAAGTTGAGCACTCGCACATCCAGGTCAAGCACCATTCTGCAAAACAGATGGACTCCAATTACAACACATGAATGTTTTATTGGGAAATGGCTGGAGTGCTTTCACATTCAACTCTGCTCTACATTACCACATTAGtccagttttgttttctttcccccCGAAACAAGTAAAAAGGCACGATGAGAAGGACTCACATGTTCATGTTCTGTTTGGCTTTCTCAATGTCCTTTTTGATTTCAGGTGTGATGTTAAAGCGCAGCTTCTGTGGCATGGGCAGTGGAATCATAGGAGTTCGCACCATCTCAGATTTCTTCCTGTTACAAACAAGTTAAAGACGTTAAATGCCACGTTTTACAATCTTCACGTTCCACAACAATCAAAATCTGTTTGGTatccaaacatttatttctttagtttgcttttttatttaaatctaattaatcaaaaacaaataaaataagtcTTGCTTAACCAGTTTCATCTCTATGTATTTGTGGAATTTTAGGATATACCATTTTTGCCAAATATCAGCAataactatatacacactatgttGCCTAAgcttttgggacacccctccatatcaatcaattctggtgttgtttttcaggggttgggctcggccccttagttccaatgaatggaactcttaatgcctcagcataccaagacattttggacaatttcatgctcccaactttgtgggaacagtttggggatgaccccttcctgttccaacataactgcacaccagtggcacaaagcaaggtccataaagacatggatgagtgagtttggtgtggaggaacttgactggcctgcacagagtcctgacctcaaaacCCGATAGAATAgaacatttgggatgaattaaagcggagatTGCGAGctaggccaaaactgggacgtctgccttcacatgcacatataaggagttggcccaccctttgcagcttcaactcttctggaaaaggctttccacaaggtttaggagtgtgtttatggaaatttttgacagTTACTCTAGacgtgcatttgtgaggtcaggcactgatgttggacaagaaggtctggctcgctcatccatgtctttatggaccatgctttgtgcactggtgtgcagtcatgttggaacaggaaggggtcattcccaaactgttcccacaaagttgggagcatgaaattgttcaaaatgtcttggtatgctgaagcattaagagttcctttcactagaactaagggtccaagcccaacccctgaaaaacaacacctgaattcattgatttggaggggtgtcccaaaacctttagcaatatagtgtagtaaaaCTACATTATAATTTGAAATACTTTTAGTGTTTTTAAACATGACCAGTGAGTCTCTGTCTTGAACTAAATTACACTAAGGAATCATTCTGAATGTCCAGAGTCACACAAGGAATAGTATGAGGCATATTTCAACTGAGAAGCTCAATAAAAAGACTAAAGCAGCAAGTCTTGGACAATAACCTTATCTTAGCTGATTATTTACATGAAACCTCCTCAAGAATTATTAATACATGCGTCTATCCAGAAAAAATTCATCATATCAATAATTAGATATTTTACTTTTGTTGATTaacacatatatttttaaaatggtttGTTCTTAGATGGAGTGTCCATCCTATCCGTCCCTGTGTACTCAAGAAATCataacatattagaacgagCGCATTAATATGAACCTGAGATTACAGaatattaatcaacaccttctaaacaatcagattcaagaattcaagcGCATATTATTGTCTTGCAAGTACACCTTCCTTGTATTGATAATTTCTCTTTGGTTATCATTCAAGCTTTGAGCAGCCTGATGCAGACATccgaacatacactatattgccaaaagtattcgctcacctgccttgactcgcatatgaacttaagtgacatcccattcctaatccatagggttcaatatgacgtcggtccaccctttgcagctataaaagcttcaactcttctgggaaggctgtccacaaggtttaggagtgtgtttatgggaatttttgaccattcttccagaagcgcatttgtgaggtcacacactgatgttggacgagaaggcctggctctcagtctccgctctaattcatcccaaaggtgttctatcgggttgaggtcaggactctgtgcaggccagtcaagttcatccacaccagactctgtcatccatgtctttatggaccttgctttgtgcactggtgcacagtcatgttggaagaggaaggggccagctccaaactgttcccacaaagttgggagcatggaattgtccaaaatgtcttggtatgctgaagcattcagagttcctttcactggaactaaggggccaagcccagctcctgaaaaacaaccccacaccataatcccccctccaccaaactttacacttggcacaatggagtcagacaagtaccgttctcctggcaaccgccaaacccagactcgtccatcagattgccagatggagaaacgcgattcgtcactccagagaacttgtctccactgctctagagtccagtggcggcgttctttacaccactgcatccgacgctttgcattgcacttggtgatgtacggcttggatgcagctgctcggccatggaaacccattccatgaagctctctgcgcactgttcttgaactaatctgaaggccacatgaagtttggaggtctgtagcgattgactctgcagaaagttggcgacctcttcgcactatgcgcctcagcatccgctgaccccgctccgtcaatttacgtggcctaccacttcgtggctgagttgctgtcgttcccaaacacttccacgttcttataatacagctgacagttgactgtggaatatttaggagcgaggaaatttcacgactggatttgttgcacaggtggcatcctatcacagttccacgctggaattcactgagctcctgagagcgacccattctttcacaaatgtttgtaaaaacagtctgcatgcctaggtgcttgattttatacacctgtggccatggaagtgattggaacacctgattctgattatttggatgggtgagcgaatacttttggcaatatagtgtatgattacACATGAAGAAGGATTCTGCCTTACATATACTCCACCACATAGTCCACTAGGAACACAATAGGAGGTCCTTCGGCAGGAGCGTGCTCATACGTCAGTCCGCACGATCCGTCCTCGCCTACTATAAACTGTGGAGAAGAAAAATGAGACATCTATTACTATAAACATTCAGCAGCCGACTTGCCAGAGCCGCGTGTGTATACACAGGCTCATATGGTCGGAATATGTTTCCAAAATATTGCAGTGGTCACATGAAACAGTATACTATGATATTTATACAGATGCCTTGATTTTTGGTGAATAATCTGCTTATTAAATCGGTGATGTTTACACCTTCAAACAAACATGTTGATGAACTGGGTTATTTTAAATCAGATTATTCTATTCTGCATGTGTAAACACACTTAAATGTAggactactgtgtgtgtgtgtgtgtgaactccaCTTGATACAAACCTGTAGTGTTTTATCAAACCAGCGGTTCCCACTGTTCCAGCGACTTCCTCCTCCGTGCAGCATCTGCGCAGACACTTTACTGTAGTAGATCTCCTCTGACACACGTGGCATCGGGGCGTCCAGGCACACTAGGAAGATGCTCTTCTGGATCGCCCGTACTGACTCTTTATTCGTTTTGTCTGTAGAACGAACACCATGTAAATCGCATGAAAAACACGGAATCAAGCTAAGTGTGCTGAGCAGGATAGGTATCGATCACCTTTGATGAGGTTGTTGTAGGCTTTGCCCCAGGTGTTGCGGTGGTTCGAGGTGAGAATACCAATAGGCTCTTTGTTGGTCTGTAAAGAAGAATTCCAGATCTTCTCCAACTGCATGTAGAGCTGATCCACCGTCAGAGGCGTGCCGTCGCTATTGTATACGTCCAGAACAAAAAACTTGAAAGAAGACAGCGAGGGAGTGTAAGTGAGACGTATTTACATGAGTGATTACAGTTGGTTTTggtgcattttttttcatttcttcagcAGGTTACCTGAAAATTGTGAACCACCGTGATGTGAGTTGGTGGCGTCTTCCCAATGGTGTGGTTCACCACCGTGTCTTTCTTCGGTCCCGGTATTCGACATGATGACAGCACCTTGTAATACTGGTCCATACACAACGGCTTTCCTCCCAAATACTCAACAGGTAGTGTTTCACTGCAACCGGAGATATGCAAAATGAAAACAGCGCTCCAGTGAATTAAAGCAGGTCATCTGACTCTGACAATTACGACTCACTTGTCAATCATTCGCTTGAAGTCCAAGACTCCGGCAATCAGTTTGGCAGCAAACCTGCAGAGGCAGAACAGACTgtgtgtctcaaatcacataCTTCCACAAGGAAGCAGTCATAATTAATTTAAGCACATTGGGGAAAAATAAAGAGTGAAGTCATatgagaaaaaatgtaaaatatctaACACACAAAGCAAGAACATGGATAAAATGCAGACAAGAATTAAGATCAAAACATGTAGAGTTAATAGTTTGCATTTTACTTGTGTTTACTACGTGTTTCTCctgataaaaatattatataatacatgTAATTTCTACATAAAAATGTGTATCAGTGATCTAAGTCCATTATGTAAATCATCTACACATATAGCTCATGTCTCTTTGGTTGCCAGATATTTCTTGAGTACATAAGCAATAAACCTTTACAtatctggcatttggcagacttatccagagcgactgacaatttatttcactttgtacaactgaacaattgagggttaagggccattctcaggggcccagcagtggcagtttggtagACCTGGGActgaaactcacaaccttccgatcagtagtcaaaaccttaaccactaagataccAAATCCCCCACTTTTAAGCCCGGACAGAAAATGCAGATGGTCCCTGCTCATACATGTAGCATGACATCCCAGAAATTAAAAGAGaagtgaaaaattaaaaaatacaaatatatcaatatatgaCTGAGAAAATGGCAAGCATTGTAATAAACATCTAATAGTAGTCAAGTATTGAGAATATCTCGCTGCATGAAAAGTATTTATTGTACGCTAAAAATTTGGTTTAATCTTACAATATGgcttccatttacatttacggccttatccagagccacttacattttcatctcattttttgaaactaagggccttgctccggggcccagtagtggcagcttggttgacgtgggactcaaactcacatccttctgatcagtagcccaacaccttaaccactatgcTTCCACCTACATTATTCAGCAGCTTATAAAACAGCACTTGATCTAGCAGATcctattatttttgcttttttttccccccaaagcaAATCCTAATGTGTGCACGAGAGTTGTTGAAATAATACAGTACTGCAAATTTGACCCAGTCTCCTGTAAAGAATAAGTGCCTTCGGATTGAAGTATAACGAAGGATAAATCACTAAAGTAAGTACAACCTGAAATCTTATGTAGCTCATATCCTACTAGTAGAAATGATACTGATGTAAGAATATTATCTTACACCGAGATGTTAACCACATTCATAAATCTGTTCTCTGTAACTAGATCTCATACCAGCATGAATAACTCATGTGCAAACAACACAACCCATAAGGTCAAGGAACCGATGCCGAGTGAATACATTAAGGGTCGAATCTAAACAGGGAACGTGCCTGAAATGTAATTCCACTGGATTTATCCACACACCGTCTGGATTGAAGCGTGGTGTTAAAAATGACTATGGGGAGTGGAGTGTGCTTTAAATAGCAGCAGGAAAAAGAGACGTCTGTGTAAAGGTCAGCACGCAACACAACACTGCAGATATCATTAACATCCAGCCGTCCATTTTAAAGAGTACAGAGCATTGTGtgaagaaggaaataaaattttatattggTTTCATGGGTGGTGGATGGAATTAAAGGTGTGAATTCCCTTtctattccattccattccgtTCTACTCAACACTTTTCTATTCCTTTCAACATCCACTCTACTATAAAATACACTTTTTAAcaatcttattttattattctattgCAATCATTCAATTCTACTCTATTCCACTCGTTTAGATTCTTCTCTAATTCTAGCTATTGTACAGTAATATACTCATTTCTACTCTGTTTTAAAAGTCTATTCTATTGTATTTTAATCTGTTGGCATTAGAACCATTACATGTCAtgtcatataaaaataataaaatgaaaaagatgTGTGTTTCGTTCATGTTACTAGAAAATCAGATGTGGATCAACAGAACATCTattgttgttttctttcctaAATACAGTCCTGTGATTAGACACGGTACCTTATCTGTCCCTGGCGGTCCTGGAAGTGCATCTGAGGCAAAACCACACCAGGGCTGGTGTACACTGGGACTGGCATACGAGAGTCTAAGTAGGCTGACTGcatccaccaatcagagagctGCAGCACACAATTATACAATGGATTTAAGCAGTATTTCGAATGAGCACATGATTTCACTCACATACAAGACAGTTCTGTCCGAAATTTTGAgcattttataattaaaatgctagcacatacatatacactgatcaggcataacattatgacccctgaGAGGTGCTGTGAATAACAATGattgtctcctcatcatggcacctgttagtgggtgggatatattaggcagcaagtgaacattttgtccttaaagttgatgtgttagaagcaggaaaaatgggcaagcgtaaggatttgagcgagtttgacaaagggcctaattgtaatggctagacgactggatcagagcatctccaaaactgcagctcttgtggggtgttcccggtctgcagtggttagtatctatcaaaagtatcctttacgTCCAGTAAGTATCCTTTTagtccaggacttaaa
Coding sequences within:
- the zgc:154046 gene encoding carnitine O-acetyltransferase-like isoform X2, encoding MAEFLSSGGVGDRLQKGLERRARKTENWLSDWWMQSAYLDSRMPVPVYTSPGVVLPQMHFQDRQGQIRFAAKLIAGVLDFKRMIDNETLPVEYLGGKPLCMDQYYKVLSSCRIPGPKKDTVVNHTIGKTPPTHITVVHNFQFFVLDVYNSDGTPLTVDQLYMQLEKIWNSSLQTNKEPIGILTSNHRNTWGKAYNNLIKDKTNKESVRAIQKSIFLVCLDAPMPRVSEEIYYSKVSAQMLHGGGSRWNSGNRWFDKTLQFIVGEDGSCGLTYEHAPAEGPPIVFLVDYVVEYMKKSEMVRTPMIPLPMPQKLRFNITPEIKKDIEKAKQNMNIMVLDLDVRVLNFSHYGRKYLKSSKMSPDAFIQMALQLAYYRIYNVCCPTYESASLRMFKLGRTEAVRSTSTESLKFVQAMDDESKQTAEKLALLEKAINVHRNYTHMAIHGQAIDRHLLGLKMQGIEDLTSLPEIFMDTSYAVAMHFNLFTSQVGSKTDCYMCIGPMVPDGYGVCYNPMDDHINFAVTAFNSCEETNATKLTRFLENALLDMKALLEQRIEPSK
- the zgc:154046 gene encoding carnitine O-acetyltransferase-like isoform X1 — its product is MLSVLARAASRTVPTRLARPVVVVQIRDHSLAHQDGLPKLPVPPLRQTCERYLAALEPLVSEEELEHTRQLMAEFLSSGGVGDRLQKGLERRARKTENWLSDWWMQSAYLDSRMPVPVYTSPGVVLPQMHFQDRQGQIRFAAKLIAGVLDFKRMIDNETLPVEYLGGKPLCMDQYYKVLSSCRIPGPKKDTVVNHTIGKTPPTHITVVHNFQFFVLDVYNSDGTPLTVDQLYMQLEKIWNSSLQTNKEPIGILTSNHRNTWGKAYNNLIKDKTNKESVRAIQKSIFLVCLDAPMPRVSEEIYYSKVSAQMLHGGGSRWNSGNRWFDKTLQFIVGEDGSCGLTYEHAPAEGPPIVFLVDYVVEYMKKSEMVRTPMIPLPMPQKLRFNITPEIKKDIEKAKQNMNIMVLDLDVRVLNFSHYGRKYLKSSKMSPDAFIQMALQLAYYRIYNVCCPTYESASLRMFKLGRTEAVRSTSTESLKFVQAMDDESKQTAEKLALLEKAINVHRNYTHMAIHGQAIDRHLLGLKMQGIEDLTSLPEIFMDTSYAVAMHFNLFTSQVGSKTDCYMCIGPMVPDGYGVCYNPMDDHINFAVTAFNSCEETNATKLTRFLENALLDMKALLEQRIEPSK